The proteins below are encoded in one region of Anoplopoma fimbria isolate UVic2021 breed Golden Eagle Sablefish chromosome 19, Afim_UVic_2022, whole genome shotgun sequence:
- the usp3 gene encoding ubiquitin carboxyl-terminal hydrolase 3 — protein sequence MECPHLNPNVSCPVDTSRFPHGSPVSWCCTVCRSNKSPWICLTCLMVHCGRYVNGHAKKHFEESQVSGFSQKKGEKQEKEKSHHSVCMDCSNYSVFCYRCDDFVVNDTKLGQVQKVREHLQSLENSVLMGDRQRKRKLQENPAPDSKLLKDNNGAALGATGLRNLGNTCFMNAILQSLSNIKQFSCYFKELPAVALRSGKTAGRRMYHTRSHGDTSVSLVEEFRKTLCSLWQGSQTAFSPDSLFYAIWKIMPSFRGYQQQDAHEFMRYLLDHLHRELQYSRNGASLPVSPQDGLRISTAEGKCCINGTASVVTSNFGGILQNEVNCLICGTESRKFDPFLDLSLDIPSQFRQKRSKDQEPGPTCTLRDCLRSFTDLEELDETELYYCHKCKKRQKSTKKFWVQKLPKVLCLHLKRFHWTAFLRNKVDTYVEFPLKGLDMRRYLLEPENSLPESCLYDLVAVVVHHGSGVGSGHYTAYGSHESKWYHFNDSTVTLTNEDVVRKAKAYILFYVERTEQVASDKTATNKPAVDSAATDSGPSEAVAQNKAAADTVATDMVLIDESHMNTQDVAAPDNAALENVGEDMAQLHEADTASMDAATDSDTSDKVATEEASEAI from the exons ATGGAGTGCCCTCATCTGAACCCAAACGTGAGCTGCCCGGTCGATACGTCACGGTTCCCTCATGGGTCACCGGTCTCCTGGTGCTGCACag TCTGTAGGTCTAATAAAAGCCCGTGGATTTGCCTTACCTGTCTGATGGTCCATTGTGGAAG ATATGTCAATGGACATGCGAAGAAACACTTTGAAGAGAGTCAAGTCAGTGGCTTCAGTCAAAAGAAGGGCGAGAAACAGGAGAAGGAGAAATCCCATCATTCTGTCTGCATGGACTGCAGCAACTACAGCGTATTTTG TTACAGATGTGACGACTTTGTTGTTAATGACACCAAGCTTGGGCAGGTGCAGAAGGTGAGGGAACATCTGCAAAGTTTAGAAAA CTCAGTCCTGATGGgtgacagacagaggaaaagaaaacttCAGGAAAACCCAGCTCCAGATAGCAAGTTGTTGAAAGACAAT AATGGGGCAGCTTTAGGTGCTACAGGCCTGCGGAACTTGGGAAACACATGCTTCATGAATGCCATTCTGCAGTCCCTCAG CAACATCAAGCAGTTCAGCTGTTATTTCAAGGAGTTGCCTGCAGTGGCTTTACGCAGTGGTAAGACGGCAGGAAGAAGGATGTACCACACCCGAAGCCATGGGGACACCAGTGT GTCTCTCGTGGAGGAGTTCAGGAAAACCCTTTGTTCCTTGTGGCAAGGAAGCCAGACAGCCTTCAGTCCAGACTCCTTATTTTATGCAATATGGAAAATCATGCCAAGTTTCAG ggGCTATCAGCAGCAGGATGCACATGAGTTCATGCGTTACCTGCTGGACCACCTCCACAGGGAGCTCCAGTACAGTCGCAACGGGGCGTCTCTACCAGTCTCACCTCAGGATGGGCTCAGAATCTCCACTGCAGAGGGCAAATGCTGCAT AAATGGGACTGCCAGTGTTGTCACATCCAATTTTGGCGGCATACTTCAGAATGAAGTCAACTGCCTGATATGTGGAACAGAATCTCGGAAGTTTGATCCATTTCTCG ATCTGTCTTTAGACATTCCCAGCCAGTTCAGACAGAAGAGAAGTAAGGACCAGGAGCCAGGGCCGACCTGCACATTGCGTG actGCTTGCGTAGCTTCACTGACCTGGAAGAACTTGATGAAACGGAGCTCTACTATTGCCATAAGTGTAAAAAGCGACAGAAATCCACTAAGAAGTTCTGGGTCCAGAAGCTGCCAAAA GTTTTGTGTCTGCACCTAAAAAGGTTCCACTGGACGGCTTTTTTAAGAAACAAGGTGGATACCTATGTGGAGTTTCCACTGAAAGGCCTGGACATGAGGCGCTACTTACTTGAG cCAGAGAATTCATTACCAGAAAGCTGCCTGTATGACCTTGTCGCTGTCGTAGTGCATCACGGATCTGG GGTTGGATCAGGGCATTATACAGCATATGGGAGCCACGAGAGCAAATGGTACCACTTCAACGACAGCACAGTGACTCTGACCAATGAGGACGTAGTGAGGAAGGCCAAGGCCTACATCCTCTTCTACGTGGAGCGGACTGAACAGGTGGCCTCAGACAAGACGGCCACAAACAAGCCTGCTGTGGACTCAGCAGCCACGGACAGCGGTCCTTCAGAAGCAGTTGCTCAGAACAAGGCTGCAGCAGACACGGTTGCCACAGACATGGTTTTGATAGATGAATCACACATGAATACCCAGGATGTGGCAGCCCCAGATAATGCTGCATTGGAAAATGTGGGTGAAGACATGGCTCAACTGCATGAAGCTGACACGGCTTCAATGGATGCTGCAACAGATAGTGATACCTCAGACAAGGTGGCAACAGAGGAAGCCAGTGAAGCTATATAA